In Gemmatimonadota bacterium, the genomic window GGCGGAGAATCCGCGTTCCTGGCAACTCAGATTCCATACCCAGACCGGCGGATCCACGCTGACCGCGCAGCAGCCGGAGAACAACGTCGTCCGGGTGGCGCTCCAGGCCTTGGCGGCGGTATGCGGCGGCACGCAGTCCCTCCATACCAACAGCCTCGACGAAGCGCTTGCCCTGCCGTCCGAGTCGGCGGCAACTCTCGCCCTGAGGACCCAGCAGATCATCGCCCACGAGACCGGGGTGGCCGACACGGTAGATCCCTTTGCCGGATCCTACTTCGTGGAAGCGCTGACCGGCGAGATCGAAAGGGAGGCCATGGCCTACCTGGAGCGCATCGATGAGTTCGGCGGCGCCCTGGGCGCCATCGAGGCGGGCTATCCCCAGGAGGAGATCAGCCGCAGCGCATATGCCTGCCAGATGGCCGTCGAACGGGAAGAACAGATCATCGTCGGGGTAAACAACTTCACCGACGCCGAGGAGCGGGGCCCGGCGCCTTTTCCCATCGATCCCGCGATCGAAACCCGCCAGGTCGAAAGGGTTCGCGCGTTCAGGCGGGCGCGGGACGGGCAGACTGTGGCCCGGACGCTTCAGGCACTGGAATCCGCCGCCCGCACCGAAGACAACCTGATGCCGCTGATCATCGATGCCGTGCGCAATCGGGCGACGCTGGGCGAGATCTGCGATACGCTCCGCGGCGTCTTCGGAGAATACCGGAGACCCGAGCGTTTCTGAAGTATCAACCGTAGCCGTCCCATCGCCAGCCACTCATAGGCCACTTGTATCGCTGGCTACTTACAAGGAGATACCGTATTCCATGTCGGGAGAACCTCCGCGCAGGACCGCACGGACCGTACGGACCGCACGGATCGCGCACATCGGTATCGCGGTGCGGGACCTGGACGAAGCGCTGCGTATTTATCATGACGCCCTCGGGTTGCCCTTGCACGGCCGGGAAACGGTGAAAAGCGACCGTGTCACCGTGGCTTTCCTACCCATAGGCGATACCCAGGTGGAACTCCTGGAGGCGACGGACCCGGAGAGCCCGGTGGCCCGTTTCATCGAGAAGCGCGGCGAGGGCGTTCATCACGTAGCCTTCGAGGTCGACGACGTGGAAGAGGCGCTGGGGATCCTGCGCGATCGTGGATACCGGCTGATCGACGAGACACCGCGCACGGGGGCCGGCGGCGCGCGGGTCGCCTTCGTCCACCCCCGGAGCACAAACGGGGTGCTGATCGAACTCTGCGAGAAAGGCTCGGGCCGTCATTAGACGCGGACGGTCACCAGAACGGTTCCGACCATCATGAGAAAGGCCCGGACCGGCATAGATAGCGAGACCCGC contains:
- the mce gene encoding methylmalonyl-CoA epimerase, with product MSGEPPRRTARTVRTARIAHIGIAVRDLDEALRIYHDALGLPLHGRETVKSDRVTVAFLPIGDTQVELLEATDPESPVARFIEKRGEGVHHVAFEVDDVEEALGILRDRGYRLIDETPRTGAGGARVAFVHPRSTNGVLIELCEKGSGRH